Genomic DNA from Spirochaeta cellobiosiphila DSM 17781:
TTTTACATTATTGGTATTATTGGTAAATTGGGATAATCAATATATTCGCCCAGTATTAATTATTGGTTTCTAACAATGACTGCATAACAAGGCCATGAACAGAGACCGAGTCTTTTGTCAGGGTACTTACACTCACTTCGTTCGATTGCAATTAGCTTTAGGAACGACTCGGCTCATTATGACGATGCTATCTAGCAAGGTTTCTCTGACATATTATGTTTTATTACAGTGATATACAGGGTAAAACAGAAATGCAGAAATAATTATTCCATATACGGTTGTAAATCCCGCAATACAAAATGTTTGAGTCAGATTAAAGCCACTTTCTCCAAAGATGCCGCAATAAATTCCTTGAAACGTTGAACATAAACCAATAATAGGGGTAATTAAGGATAGACTGAGATAATATCGAGCTACATTTATATTTTTTGAATTATCATTTTTCTTTTTAAAAGAAAAAATATCTTTAATCCCAAGTATGAATGATTGGTAATCTTTTAAGCCAAGTGTGAATATCGCTAACCCTATAAAAATTATAATAATGCTATCAACATTAATAAAATAACCGACATCACCACAGAAATATGCAGACAATAAATAAAGAGAAGATATTAAAACGAAAGAAATAAATATCAAAATGAGCGATCCTCCTATCCATTTGATATTTTATTATACGCTTCAAAATAAAAATAGTTTAAAAAAATAAATGCTTATCTGTATTTCAACAGTGGCCGTTCGTCGTCGTGGACCAAAGTCGATCCTGACTTTTAATATAAATTTGGTTTTGAAATGGATAAAGAATACTACTATGATAAGGATATCACGTTTACGAACGAATCATGGGCAGGAAGAATGTGAGTACTTAGAGGAATTAGTGTAAGAAAACCAGTATATTCAGACCCAGTACAGCCCGAACAGTATGGTCGACATGAAAGGAGAACACCTACTTCAGTTCACTCTATATCAGAAAGAGAATATTCCTGAATAAATTCCCGACTGGGAATACCCTTCTCCCTTAATTGTGCGCTATGTAACTCATACTGGTGGTTTAAGAATTGGCTTTTTATTACGAGTACATTAATGGGAAAAAACATTGGACTCTAGGAAATGAGAAACGAAATTTATAGAAAATAATATGCGAAAATTATCGAAGAATATCATAGATTTAATTAGAAGGAATTAATATGAAAGAAAAAGATCAACTTTATGTTCGAATTGATAATAAATCAGTTGCCGAGAAGCCCTCGATTGATATTTTTAATAAACATTTAGAATACCTCAAGGAAATATCTTTAAAGAGTGAGTTTTATGGTGGTGGATTTTTTAATAATCCCGGTGGGATGATTATTTTTAAAGCAAGTAGCATAG
This window encodes:
- a CDS encoding YciI family protein: MKEKDQLYVRIDNKSVAEKPSIDIFNKHLEYLKEISLKSEFYGGGFFNNPGGMIIFKASSIDRAKEICDNDPIIKSGFYKYTLHHWEIVICNNVSG